A region of the Chlamydia felis Fe/C-56 genome:
ATAAGCTCCTTATGGACACCTCATGTCGCAAGGACTGGGCTCCTGTTCGTGAAGCTATCAAATCTTATGGTATGAGAAATAGCCACACTATGGCGATAGCTCCAACAGCTACCATATCGAACATTATTGGTGTTACCCAGTCAATAGAACCAACTTATAAGCATTTGTTTGTAAAATCTAATCTCTCCGGAGAATTTACAATTCCTAATGTGTACTTGATTGAGAAGCTCAAGCAGTTAGGATTATGGGATGCTGATATGTTAGACGATTTGAAATATTTCGATGGGTCGTTATTGGAAATCGAGCGTATTCCTGATGATTTGAAAAAGATTTTCCTTACAGCATTTGAAATTGAACCCGAATGGTTAATCGAATGTGCTTCTAGGAGACAGAAATGGTTAGATATGGGACAGTCCGTCAATTTATATTTATCGGAGCCTAACGGGAAAAAACTTTCTGCTATGTATCTTACAGCATGGAAAAAAGGGTTAAAAACTACGTATTACTTAAGATCCCTGGCAGCTACTTCTGTGGAGAAATCATTTATCGATATTAATAAGCGAGGAATTCAACCTCGATGGATGAAGAATAAGTCAGCTTCCACAAGTATTGTCGTAGAAAGAACTAGGGAAACACCCGTCTGTTCTCTCGAAGAAGGTTGTGAATCTTGCCAGTAATATAAAAGAGAGGGATGGAAAGCATGGAAGCAGATATTTTAGAAGGTAAATCAAAACGCGTACAATTAAATAGCAAACGTTTGGTTAATTGTAATCAGGTGGACGTGAATCAGCTAGTCCCCATTAAGTATAAATGGGCTTGGGAACATTATTTAAATGGTTGTGCAAATAACTGGTTGCCAACAGAAGTCCCAATGGCTCGCGATATTGACTTATGGAAATCTAATGAACTTTCCGAAGATGAACGTCGAGTGATTCTTTTAAACTTAGGATTTTTCAGTACAGCAGAGAGTTTAGTAGGGAATAACATTGTATTGGCTATTTTTAAGCACATTACAAATCCTGAAGTACGTCAATATTTATTGAGACAAGCTTTCGAAGAAGCTGTGCATACTCATACTTTTCTTTATATCTGTGAGTCTTTAGGACTAGATGAATCCGAAGTTTTCAATGCTTATAACGAGCGCGCGACTATCAAGGCTAAGGATGATTTCCAAATGGATTTGACCAGGGATGTTTTGGACCCTAATTTCTCTACACATACTATAGAGAATTTGCGCCAATTTATTAAAAACTTAGTGGGCTATTACATCATTATGGAGGGGATTTTCTTCTATAGTGGTTTTGTCATGATCCTTTCTTTCCATCGTCAAAATAAGATGACGGGAATCGGGGAACAGTATCAGTACATTTTACGCGATGAAACTATTCATTTGAATTTCGGTATTGATCTTATCAACGGTATTAAAGAAGAAAATCCTGAAGTATGGTCTCAACAACTTCAAGACGAAATCGTTGATCTTATCCAGAAAGCCGTGGATTTAGAAATCGAATATGCTAGAGATTGTTTGCCACGAGGCATTCTAGGACTAAGATCTTCGATGTTCATTGACTATGTCCGTCATATTGCTGATCGCCGTTTGGAGAGAATCGGTTTGAAACCTATCTATAATTCTAAAAATCCATTCCCATGGATGAGTGAAACTATAGATCTTAATAAAGAGAAAAACTTTTTTGAAACTCGCGTAACAGAATACCAAACCGCAGCGAATTTAAATTGGTAATGCTTTTTAAGTTATTTCTATAAGTGATTGACGACTTTCAGAGTTCCTGAATGTCGTTCAATCGTATTTGGAAAACTTTTTCACCTTTTTCTCTTGAAAAGAAAATCCTTAGAAAAAACTAAGTGAGTTTTTATAATTTCCTGAGATATAAGTTCTTATTATTAATTTTAAATGAAACCCCAAGATTTAAAAGTTCCTTTTTTCTGGGAAGAACGTAGTACCAAAATTAAGGACAACGTTCTCTACGTCCCAGAGCATTATTTCAAGCATCATCAATTTATCATGCCATCTTGGGAAGAGTTTTTTGGAAATGACAATCCTATTTCCTGCGAGCTCTGCTCAGGAAATGGTGATTGGGTTGTTGCCCAAGCTAAAGAAACTCCTGAGGTGAATTGGATAGCTGTTGAGAAGCGGTTTGATAGGGTAAGAAAAATCTGGTCAAAAATGCATAATTGTCGGGTTACTAACCTGAGAATTGTTTGCGGTGATGCGCAAACATTTTTCCTTCACTATCTAGGAGAAGCAGTAGTACAACGTATAATTGTTAATTTCCCCGATCCATGGCCAAAGTCGCGTCATCGTAAACACCGTTTATTTCAGGATGAGTTCTTAAACAATGTCGTCAGAGTACTAACAGAGCCTGGAATACTTATTCTTGCCACAGATGATAAAAACTATCTTCTTCAAGCAATACAAATCATGAGACAATATTTGAGTCCTACTATGGAAGACCCCTACTATTGTGAAGTAGAGAATTACGGGAATTCTTGGTTTGAAACGTTGTGGAGATCCAAAGGTCGAGAAATCTTTTATACAGAATTTGTAAAGAAGTTGGGATATAGCTGACTTGAACAGCTGACCTTCACGATGTCAACGTGACGCTC
Encoded here:
- a CDS encoding ribonucleotide-diphosphate reductase subunit beta codes for the protein MEADILEGKSKRVQLNSKRLVNCNQVDVNQLVPIKYKWAWEHYLNGCANNWLPTEVPMARDIDLWKSNELSEDERRVILLNLGFFSTAESLVGNNIVLAIFKHITNPEVRQYLLRQAFEEAVHTHTFLYICESLGLDESEVFNAYNERATIKAKDDFQMDLTRDVLDPNFSTHTIENLRQFIKNLVGYYIIMEGIFFYSGFVMILSFHRQNKMTGIGEQYQYILRDETIHLNFGIDLINGIKEENPEVWSQQLQDEIVDLIQKAVDLEIEYARDCLPRGILGLRSSMFIDYVRHIADRRLERIGLKPIYNSKNPFPWMSETIDLNKEKNFFETRVTEYQTAANLNW
- the trmB gene encoding tRNA (guanosine(46)-N7)-methyltransferase TrmB; this encodes MKPQDLKVPFFWEERSTKIKDNVLYVPEHYFKHHQFIMPSWEEFFGNDNPISCELCSGNGDWVVAQAKETPEVNWIAVEKRFDRVRKIWSKMHNCRVTNLRIVCGDAQTFFLHYLGEAVVQRIIVNFPDPWPKSRHRKHRLFQDEFLNNVVRVLTEPGILILATDDKNYLLQAIQIMRQYLSPTMEDPYYCEVENYGNSWFETLWRSKGREIFYTEFVKKLGYS